The Musa acuminata AAA Group cultivar baxijiao chromosome BXJ3-6, Cavendish_Baxijiao_AAA, whole genome shotgun sequence region GCGTCTACGATTCTTGACCAAAGTAGGGCAAAGGACATGAGATACAAACGCTATTTCCCTTCCGAAAAAAATTTGCCTCGTCTAAGATATGAATACACAATGTTAGTTTCACTAAATTAAATCGGTGATCAAATTTGATGTGATCGTATTATCACCAAAAAGAAGGCTCTCGAGACATTATCACAAGAAAGCCGAACACACAAAGTCCAAATCCCTCTTCCTAGTTTCATTATAAAAGTCCAAACCCCTCCTCTTCAAAGGCTTTCGCCTTTGAAGGAGCATATGGATCAATCCCAAATGGACACTATTAATGATGAATCCCAAGCAACTATGGGTTCTCTTTCCCCAACTGAGTCCAGATGGGTTACTACCTAACCTGCTCATCTCAGAAGCTTCATGTAAGATCTTCAAATTCACACATCCTTAACTACTTCAGACGGTGTTGATGATTCAAAGCTTGCTCGCTCAGtgtatcattagaattaaaatgcaCTAAAACGAAGAAGCTGGAATCGGAACGACAAGTGCAATAACATTTCTTGACTACTCTAATTTTAGTTCCAATTACGATGTCCTTTAAATATTCTGCTTTGAATTGGACGTGTTTAATGATCTTCCCATCGTAAAACAATGCTCTCAATGCTGTCATCCAGCGAATGACGCACTTGCTCTGACCACTCACCACAGCAAAAGGTGCGTTAGTGCACTATCAAAGAAGCGGAAATTAAAAGCGTATATTTCAGCCATATCTACCAACAATAACTCCAAAATTGAGTGTCTGGTAATGAAAGCAGGTGAAGGTAGAGGTTTAGGCTGAGGGGACGCAGGTGGCGCTGGAAACAGCCATGGGGTAAGAGAAGGAGTTGGCGTACTGGAAAGAGATGGTTTCGCCCGGGCGGAGGGGGCGGCCGTCGTTGAGGAGGCAGTCGTTGATGCTGAGGCGGCGGAAGATGCGGGGGTTGATTTGGCGAGCGCTGCTAAACTTGCCGCAGCTTAGGTGGATTTGGCCCATGGCACACCCgtctttcaacgggcaaagattCTGCACATTCACCGTGTACGTTGGGATCCCACTGGGCAGCGGCGGCGTCGCGTCTTGGTGCAACATGATGTCATCCATGCTGCACTGGTTTCCTATCCGATTTGTCgatttggaggaagaggaggaggacgaagacgTCACCGTTGCACGCAAACCACTAACACACATCAAGGTTGTACCTGATACAAGAAAATATGTATCATAATCTAAATAAGTATATAGGGATTTGAGTACGTGTGATTCTAATGTTTCAAGTAAGTTGCACATATTttcatcaaaccaaatatgacaaatatttggttgaaaaaaaaatatatctagcATATTAGATAAAGCTTAAGTTTGAATAAGATTGTATGGTCGATTATTAGTATAACTctttagaatatattattatggaATCAGAGATGAGAGAAGCAAAAAGTAAGTACAAAGAGAAATAGTTTGGTTTCACGCGTACCGAAGGTAAGCAGAAGGATTAGCGCTATAACAGTTCTCATCCTCAGCTGCTCCGGCGACATGCACCCTAACccttagcttcttcttcttcttcttcctcttgatccTTCGTTCGTATAAATGTGTAGTATGTGAAGGAAGTATTTAAATGTGAGTAATAACATAGAAAAACAAGCATAATGGGCAATATCTACTTGATTTGAACTGCACGTAATGTTTGAACGGAGGAAATAGAAAATCATCACACCTTTTCCTTAGAGATGTAATTAtaataggtaaataaataaattatcaatttaaaaaaggaaaatatcttAATTAAATTTTTGGGTGAGTAATTCGATCAACATTTCTATAATTTAGTCCAACCGATCGCAAATAAAAtaaagcaagagtgaagaggaaaaACTTGTCCATCACATCTCTGATTGGGTAAATTATCGCCTCTGATGCCTCTTGACTTAATCTACCATAGAGGCCACAAATAACAATAATTACCCCCTTCCAACTATAGTTGAACTAGGAATGGATAGCTGGCCTCCTTTTTTTGTTCGATTCTTTGGCCTTAAGAATGAGTGATTGCTGTGCCCAGTTGGAGAGCAAACAGCTAATTGAACGCAGTCTACGGTCGATCTGTGACCCTAGATACTGAAGGTGTTCTTACCTTTTGCAAAAAAAAACTCATCCATGAGTTGTCATGAAATATTCACAAGGCTACTTCTTATTGCCGGTGAGTCCGATCACAAGTTTGGAGAAAGGCAAAAGAGAGAATGGAAGGGGGAGATAAGGGATGCTAAAGAAGTGCGCAGCCACCTAATTCTCCACAATGCCTTTCTCGTCACCATGGACCTTGCCTCCCGCGTCTTTCCTGAGAGTGCTCTCATTGTCAATAGTGAAAAAGAGTATACCATCAGCTAATCGTCATCCAACATGCAACCACCATATAGTGTCCACGATCAAAGGAGAAGACAATGTCACCCTCTGTCCACATAGGCAATGGTCCAAAATAGATAATTATGGTTTACGCACCCTCCCTTGTGGCCCACGTGGACAAAAGGCTATTAGAGGTGGTTAAAGACTACCTCCTcatagaatatttcataaaaatatattatcccTTTTCGATTAGATATAAAAGCTCGTttccactaaattgaaaatggggCTTACCTTTTCTGGCTACTCATGTCTATACTCATACCGCTTGGATTATGAACTTGGGCTTCAAAGGGACCGGATTAAGACCTCTTTAGATCTCGGTCTTCATGTAGGTGGCACTGCGGGATCTTGGTGTTTCCACCTTAAGGCACTTTGGGCAAACCTATGCATATGGGTCCAGACCATGTCGGGTTGATTGGGATATCAACTATATCTTCCCTCATCATTTTGGTACTAGAAGAAGGGACCGATATTACAACAACTCCTGCCCATCAACTCTCTCAATGAACTTTCAAGAAAAGAGGCTTTGCCCTTGACCTATGGCACTTTCATTCGAGAGGGGCAACAACTACTCTTTTCGTACATGGACATATCCACCTCGAAGCAAATGTTGATGCGGTACTGGCGTCTATTCATTGGCCTAGGCCTTTAAGCCTTGGGGATGACCTTGAGCCACATTCTTATCCCCATCAAGGTGTTCTTGAAAAACTTATCTAGCATATGTAGATACTAATGAGCATGATATATGGCTCCACTTATGTCCTAGTTATCACAATAAAAGATACTACTAGCTCAACCATGGTCACTGGCTCAATCGCTACCGGCATCGACACCTATCGAGTTTCCTGCACCTAATGTGGTGTCAGTATCCTAGGAGCACCTGAGAACCATCAAACCACCAGTTGAAGGGGCACTTTACTCCCCAACTATAAAATTTTATGGAGCACACCACTACTCTACCATGCCTAAATTTGAGACCTAGTCAATGGATTTATTAGAGGATTcttttgaatcttgaattttgataatgaaaccaattgataagcgtttatgatttgatctacgttttgagtgatgcaggatgcttcgatcagagagagacaattaaagtgggaagaatcatattgggccggaggaaaatgtgttagaagattagacgtcgggccgaaggatcgctcgacgcatcgacagaaggcttcgagccatagattcggacatcgggccaataagagcagatattgtgccaaatctatcggagttgtggaggtcaaatgGCGGATTGAGctttaggccacaagagaggacgatgagccgaagaatctgacgaagcgtcgatggaccaatgacatgtcggacaacatgattcatgcttagtaataattgtctagatcaaagtgtatttttttgTGTGCAAGATGAACtataatagcaagacataaatcaaaatgaagtcccggagtcgagaatgcgatttcgttgggagttcgagagttcgtcggaagtccgaacgttcgtcgaaagttctgccagaaccaaccgagaggtccagaatcttgccaaagaagctcatcgaaacttaccaagaatatcatcgtgaagtccaggagcttgccaggagttcgtcggaacattgccgagagatcgtcggaagttcgccgaaagatcgtcggaagaaaccagacttatttttcttagaatatgtcttaggaatcatagttagcatctaATTAGATttggaattgggaggtaatcccatcaactctattagaggccaactaggcccaaagttgtgatggtttgggtcggattcaaggcccaaccagggtgctgaaagctTTGCCGGCGGTGGCAACGCATGGGGAACAACACCctcggaattctgggcggtggtactatcaaCAGTGAATgctaccaatggtggtaccacccaggaatggcggtggtaccatcagtacctaggattcttcgatcagagagagacaattaaagtaagaagaatcatgttgggcgggAGGAAAACGtatcaaaagattagacatcatgccggaggattggtcgacgtatcgacagaaggcttcaagccatagattcgggcatcaggccgagaagagcatatattgtgccaaggatatcggagttgcggatgtcaactggccgattggacaataggccacgagagaggacgatgcgccgaagaattgggtgaagggtcgatggaccaatgacatgttggacaacatgattcatgcttagaaataagttcaactgagagcaaaaagaaaggaaactctattgtaattgtgCATGAAACtcatctcaaagttctaagtgttggaatagtttgagagaggagtaagtgggggtgtaagggttatctcctaaatccggtaaatggagaatcgag contains the following coding sequences:
- the LOC135641386 gene encoding TPD1 protein homolog 1-like, with translation MSPEQLRMRTVIALILLLTFGTTLMCVSGLRATVTSSSSSSSSKSTNRIGNQCSMDDIMLHQDATPPLPSGIPTYTVNVQNLCPLKDGCAMGQIHLSCGKFSSARQINPRIFRRLSINDCLLNDGRPLRPGETISFQYANSFSYPMAVSSATCVPSA